AGCAATAACTAATTAGAATATTGTCACAAGAGAGAAATTTGTCTGTGGAAAAAATCAACAAAGCTGTTGCACCTCTGAATCAGTGGACCTGATACATTCCACATGCTGACCACTCGAATCAGACTTCCTAACAGGCCCCATGATATCCATTCCATGACTTCCAGCGTAATACAGTTCAGTTAGTTTCACAAAGTCAAAAACCTAAAGAACAAAACACACATAAAAGAGAGTCAGCAAAGAGTGAAAAATGCAAAAGGTTAGCAGGGGGAGTATTTTACATGTGAACATAAATTCCTTACCTTATCACGAGATCTTCCACTAATGATCGCAGTGGGAAAAAGTGATGCCACATGCTTCACAGCAGAGCGCATCTGTCGAATAGAATATTTACAAAACTGCCAGATAAATTTTCACTGATAATAATGAGGACTAAAGAACataagaggagaaaaagaatacCTCGTCAGACATTACTGCATTTTCAGGATTGTCCACAATCGGTGAAAGAGTTCCATCATAATCAAGGAACAGTGCCAATCTTTTACCTCTGGCAAGATTAACAATATCCTCAAATGATGTTAAAGCAGATGGATggttcacctacaaaagaaaaacagtggAAAATTTTATTGTTTGCCATGTTTGATGTACTTCAGCAATAACTGTAGATTCAAAAAACATACCACCCAATTACGGTATAGCAAATCAAGCTCGTCAGCTTGAACATCATTGGCAAAGTCCTTAGTCTGCCTCTTGCGAGGTGGCGAGGAGGCCAGCATGAGATCAAGCCATCCAGCGGCGCGGACTTCTTCGATCTTTCCAGGCAGAGGCTTCTTTTTCGGAGTGTTCAAGTACAGCCCGGTAGAGGGGAAACTCGTAGGTGTAGTGTACGTCATCACAGCAGATGGCAAGGCTAATTTAGGGAGAGGATCAGCAATAACAGGAGAGTTGCTTGTCTTCAAATCCATCAACAGAACTCTCCGCAGAGTTGTTGTAAGAACAGTTACTAACAACACAAGAGCAAGCAAGTAGACTATAGGATTCCTTAAGAGTTAGACACTCAACCAACCCTCTTGTCAATAAAAAACCAACGTTTCAATGTCTTCTTGTCACTGCAAACGTGCATACAACGCATCCAGCCCATTAAGCGGGAAGTTCCTGCATTCTgcaataatgaaaataatttcaactaccaaaaaaaaaagacaataacTGAAAAATGATAACATACTGCTCAGGTTCGTACTGGTTCATCGCCATGGTGGACACAGATCATTTAAAAGGAAGGCTCATGCATCTGATCGCTCAGCTCCAAAAACAATAATTGTATACGGTCACAACCAACACTGCAATAGAACAAAGACGACAAACCTTTATTATGTAACAGAACACCAGATAACCTAATGCAGGAAGAGCTGACAACACCGATCTGATTGCCCTACAGTACGGTTACTGTTTTTGTCTTTGCAAGTTAAAAaaggaaattaattagtacaactTTTGGTCTGAAGATTCCCGAGCGACAATGAAAAATGGGGCACGCCCTCAACCGGTGATGCCTGATTCACTTTAGGTAGCACCAAAAAAAACTAGTCGGGAAACGACTTTTCATCCATCATCCATCATTATCAATCCAAAGAAACTTAGACAAGGAAATCCCTTTGTAAATCTCATCAATTAACAGCTAATAAACACATGCAAATGAGCTAAATTTAGGACAAGGGCACATGGCTTATGTTgagcactcaacaggagcacctaaaaagaaaaaaaagtcgaaACTTCCATCATTCATTCGTTGCATTGATGGGTGATTATCTATTCCGACGACGCTAACACATCGATTGGATCAGCAGtgcatcaatcaatcaatctgcTCTCGCGTCATGTGGCCAGGCAGATGCAACATGCCTCCCCGAAACGGCGGCAGTGAAAGGAAACCCCCAACCAACCAGAACTTTCAGCGCGCATTATATGCGACGACAAGCCCATATGTACTGCGAAAATCatcaatcaaataaaaaaaagaaattcttgaaaggaaaaaaacaagaggATCCTTTTGTCCTCTCCTTGCTAATGCATCCAAACAAAAATTGAGGAAAACGGCAAGAGAAGCTACTGCTACTGTTCGTCTtcgtcctcgtcctccgccTTCCcaccaattgaaccaaaaacaaatttgcatatatttttttcggtTTCGTCCCGGGTTTGGACAGCTCAAACTCGTGGCCGCCGTCGCAGACGTGGACCGAGCATCCAACCATCGAACACGCCAAAAAATGGCACACACACACAACCCGATCACGACGAGCAATCCTCCCCACCCGAGATCTAATCTAGACCTCCCACACCACCGCATCACCACACGCGTCAGAAACCCCacccaaaaaacca
The sequence above is drawn from the Oryza glaberrima chromosome 10, OglaRS2, whole genome shotgun sequence genome and encodes:
- the LOC127753524 gene encoding probable trehalose-phosphate phosphatase 2 encodes the protein MDLKTSNSPVIADPLPKLALPSAVMTYTTPTSFPSTGLYLNTPKKKPLPGKIEEVRAAGWLDLMLASSPPRKRQTKDFANDVQADELDLLYRNWVVNHPSALTSFEDIVNLARGKRLALFLDYDGTLSPIVDNPENAVMSDEMRSAVKHVASLFPTAIISGRSRDKVFDFVKLTELYYAGSHGMDIMGPVRKSDSSGQHVECIRSTDSEGKEVNLFQPASEFLPMISEVYKKLSESIKDIDGARMEDNKFCVSVHYRNVAPHDYGEVHQRVTAVLKNYPCLRLTHGRKVLEVRPVIDWNKGKAVEFLLESLGLCGKEDVLPIYVGDDKTDEDAFKVLKANSIGFGILVSSVPKDTDAFYSVRDPAEVMEFLKKLASWKEEST